In Nematostella vectensis chromosome 2, jaNemVect1.1, whole genome shotgun sequence, one genomic interval encodes:
- the LOC116619522 gene encoding uncharacterized protein LOC116619522, with protein MPFLVRLCVVSVLAIAVAQVFSGHSKHLSPKHLHNILSLAKGIQVPRRTVTESRGTKRNFVQPHELSPILERLYAQKAEAMNRARFIDEEIRQVLQNTEAETRSLTKVHGIKSPSFLGTRRWAPIGTGEFGAEGGKMVLGPAHAGDIGGMMAGKDSIFVRSNTKQTATANKKSVLVQDHSHATVRKAKPVPSPHRHQSAAKKGIPLGDAFRPPNRPPNKISNSDQNLGHRKSGLFGTYEQSFILYPDSNKVVALPNPAAMHPAYPNLIMDTPAVSPSSIAQQPPVASYPENIPNVAMTTSTGSYPATLNGGAPVPQSTMVYQDQPPGGAIGSPTDMVATVGRPLSNRCSSSDVLCDHVTQEAQINVKINTTEAALGNQTVDADDNEDDQFNDDENISVLGDPKKFNEKCTVLKLTFEHSQGGVVFDDSIEGNDAELEQGAFVSDETAKSGLAMNLGQQGFLKLADKFKGKPRRSVAVSMWVKLDDTNGYNPLLRAIGDDDITHYELAVNNSKGLWVHRDDNGAVVFQVESNGTKGLTPGSWHHILGSFNGREGNASLWVDGKATGSQSGVTGSLSRHWNMVKMFEGKTSGIVDNVFMFRCPMDRTKIVALYVAAASPKDKKVLIPRPRKHH; from the exons ATG cCATTCTTAGTGCGTTTGTGCGTGGTGTCTGTACTCGCAATAGCAGTGGCTCAAGTCTTTTCTGGGCACTCTAAACACCTTTCGCCTAAACACCTACACAACATACTTTCACTCGCAAAAGGAATCCAAGTACCAAGACGAACAGTAACAGAAAGTAGAGGAACTAAAAGAAATTTCGTCCAGCCCCATGAACTAAGTCCAATCCTAGAACGACTATACGCACAGAAGGCTGAGGCGATGAATAGAGCAAGATTCATAGACGAGGAGATTCGTCAAGTATTGCAAAACACCGAGGCGGAAACTCGGAGTCTCACCAAGGTTCACGGAATCAAGAGCCCTTCCTTTCTTGGAACAAGAAGATGGGCCCCCATAGGCACAGGTGAATTTGGTGCTGAGGGCGGGAAAATGGTCTTAGGACCAGCACATGCAGGGGATATTGGTGGTATGATGGCGGGGAAGGATAGTATTTTTGTTCGCAGCAATACCAAACAAACTGCTACAGCTAATAAGAAGTCGGTGCTGGTTCAAGACCATAGCCATGCTACAGTTAGGAAAGCAAAGCCAGTTCCTTCACCCCATCGCCACCAGTCTGCAGCAAAGAAAGGGATACCGCTAGGTGATGCGTTTAGACCCCCAAACAGACCCCCAAACAAGATCAGTAATAGTGATCAAAACCTTGGTCATCGCAAGTCGGGGCTGTTCGGCACATATGAGCAGAGCTTTATTCTTTACCCGGACAGTAATAAGGTAGTGGCTCTTCCAAACCCCGCCGCTATGCACCCAGCTTACCCGAACTTGATCATGGACACACCCGCTGTTAGCCCCAGCAGCATTGCCCAACAACCCCCAGTAGCCTCCTATCCTGAGAATATCCCAAACGTTGCCATGACGACATCCACAGGAAGTTACCCTGCCACACTAAACGGCGGCGCGCCAGTCCCGCAGAGCACTATGGTCTATCAAGATCAGCCACCTGGTGGTGCCATTGGTTCCCCGACTGACATGGTTGCTACTGTGGGGAGACCGCTGTCTAACCGATGCAGTAGCAGTGATGTTCTTTGTGATCACGTGACACAGGAAGCGCAAATAAACGTCAAGATTAATACGACAGAGGCTGCCCTTGGCAATCAGACGGTGGATGCTGACGACAATGAAGACGATCAGTTTAACGACGACGAAAATATTTCCG TCCTTGGTGACCCCAAAAAATTCAACGAAAAATGTACTGTCCTGAAGCTCACGTTTGAACACTCACAAGGAGGAGTAGTCTTTGATGACTCAATCGAAGGAAACGACGCAGAGCTAGAACAAGGAGCCTTTGTATCTGATGAGACTGCTAAATCTGGACTAGCCATGAATCTAGGTCAACAAGGCTTCCTCAAATTAGCTGACAAATTCAAGGGCAAGCCACGCAGGAGTGTTGCAGTCTCCATGTGGGTTAAACTAGATGACACAAATGGTTACAATCCGCTTCTCCGCGCAATCGGCGATGATGACATCACTCACTACGAGCTGGCAGTAAATAACAGCAAAGGATTATGGGTGCATAGAGATGACAATGGGGCAGTGGTATTTCAGGTAGAGTCCAATGGAACAAAGGGACTTACACCAGGATCTTGGCATCACATATTGGGCTCATTTAATGGCAGGGAAGGTAATGCTTCACTGTGGGTGGATGGAAAGGCAACTGGGAGCCAAAGTGGTGTGACTGGAAGCCTATCGCGCCACTGGAATATGGTAAAGATGTTTGAGGGGAAGACCTCAGGAATTGTTGATAATGTCTTCATGTTTAGATGTCCTATGGACAGAACAAAGATTGTAGCACTATATGTTGCTGCTGCAtccccaaaagacaaaaaggtGCTGATACCTAGACCAAGGAAACATCACTAG